The following are from one region of the Pseudorasbora parva isolate DD20220531a chromosome 12, ASM2467924v1, whole genome shotgun sequence genome:
- the pxmp4 gene encoding peroxisomal membrane protein 4, with translation MAASDLFKTLLYTVNNLLQQHKYKSALAVVKGFRNGAVYGAKIRAPHALVMTFLFRSGSLREKFRAIAQATYTHSRNLACFVFTYKGLQALQQHLQGKPLQSHSFLAACLGGWLVFGENNNINSQINMYLLSRILFALSRLAVEKGFIPQPKKDPFPLFATLVWGIVLWLFEYHPHTLQPSLQSSMNYLYHDSNTWHDISDFLIYNKPKTN, from the exons ATGGCAGCCTCAGATCTGTTTAAAACTTTATTGTACACAGTCAACAATCTCCTGCAACAACACAAATATAAAAGTGCCCTGGCTGTCGTCAAAGGCTTCAGGAATGGAGCTGT atatGGGGCTAAAATTCGTGCTCCTCATGCCTTAGTGATGACGTTTCTATTCAGAAGTGGCAG TCTGAGAGAGAAGTTTAGGGCGATCGCACAGGCCACGTACACTCACTCCAGGAATCTAGCCTGCTTCGTGTTCACATATAAAGGCCTGCAGGCACTCCAGCAGCACTTACAGGGGAAACCACTGCAGTCTCACTCCTTTCTTGCCGCGTGTCTTGGAGGCTGGCTGGTGTTTGGAGAAAATAACAACATTAACAGCCAG ATAAACATGTACCTGCTGTCCCGGATTCTCTTTGCCTTATCTCGACTAGCAGTGGAGAAGGGCTTCATCCCGCAGCCCAAGAAAGACCCGTTCCCCCTGTTTGCCACACTGGTCTGGGGCATCGTGCTCTGGTTGTTTGAGTATCACCCTCACACACTCCAGCCTTCCCTCCAGTCCTCCATGAACTACCTCTACCACGACAGCAACACATGGCATGATATTTCAGACTTTCTCATCTATAACAAACCCAAAACCAACTGA